The Anaerolineae bacterium genomic interval ATGTTGCGCTCCAACTGCGCCACCAGGGTAGGGGGCATTTGGGTTTCCAGCAGAATGTAGTAGCCTTCACGACGCTTGCGGATGGGGTAGGCCAACTGCCGTTTCCCCCAAAAGTCCACCTTCTCGACTGTTCCGCCACCGGCGGTGATCCACCCCTT includes:
- a CDS encoding 30S ribosomal protein S6; amino-acid sequence: MRSYEVVFIVHPDLDEAAVNETVEKVKGWITAGGGTVEKVDFWGKRQLAYPIRKRREGYYILLETQMPPTLVAQLERNMRLHEPVMRYLITRTDA